The Daphnia pulex isolate KAP4 chromosome 6, ASM2113471v1 genome contains the following window.
TACGTTCCTGCCGCAGCGGACAACCGAGGCGCCGTCAAATTGAAGGTGAAATAGGCCTCGTtgattcttctattttcttcatAGAAAACTCCGAAACCGTATTCAAAAAACACCAATACGGCCAAAGCCGTAATCGCTACTTTGTAGCAATGTGTCCGTATAAAGCCGCAGAACATGGCGTCGATATTTACATCTGATGTAGCCAGGTTCCAAAACCATTAAAGGAGAAAAGGAGCTAGTAAAGTAGAAACATGGCCAACGTCGTCGCCAACTTCCTGAGTCACTTGGCACCACAATGGATGGTGACGTTTGTCCCTTATCTGACTATCGATGCTATCAAGtagaaaaaaacgggagatTCGGCGACTTCAGCTCAATTTGCAAATCAATAGAGCCAGAGATCGATTAAATCTATAAATGCAGAGTCTAGGAGATAGAGGCCGAAGAGCCGATGCTGAAAGAACACGTTCAATTCTCACAGCCGGTAGAATCCTGATGGCACCTAACTGACGCAATCATGGCAAGTCACGAACTACCGCATCatctgtgaaaaaaaaaagatggaataaaataataataaaagaatgacaATACAACACAAACATGGCGACAGAGAAGACGGtcagttttcaaaatcttAAGCACGTCGGCAAAAAGCTGCAACAGTATACCGTTGGTCGGTGGTTTCTATGACAACGAGCAAGCCTCTTTCAGCCTAGACGTTTAGGGAAGCTGAAGTATTCAATGTACTGTAAAACTGAACTAGACTTTATCACACAGACTGTATTGAAAACTATGTTTACCGTTGATAACGATAAGATATACCATCTTTaaaaacacacagcacagattgttctttctatttcatttgCTGTATTGACAGCAATTCAGTGTGTGTACGCCGTATGACAGGCAGTCGAGCGATATGGACGATGAACGGATGAACGAATCGATAAGCTGTTTTACCATGCACAACAGAGGTTTCACGAACGTAAGTTGAATTAAGCCGGGATAGCTGGCTAAATCTAGACTTTAACGACTACGACTAACTCGAAGAAGAAACGATGCCCAACACATAtatacacaaacacacataCAGTTTACATTTGTGCAGTTACACAAGTGACGTGCTCGCCCCTGTACGACGCCTTTCGGTACTTTCCCTGTCAAACACACCTAACCCACTAACATCCTTcgtgagaaaaaaatccgCCCCTTTCTCCTCGACTGGTTCTGTCAGAGTACACACGTACGTAACCGAGGCCTAACACCAATATTCCATTTTGATATTCAACACCAAAAAATCTGAGGTGCTCCCAGGCCGGGTCTAATTACGAACTTCACACAAATTACCTTAGCTGTACAGGATCTGATTTGATGAATCCGTAAAACACATGGGGCAGAGTTAAGAAAGCTATACAATATGTATGACAGGTAGCTCGTTCACCTGCTTTCACTCTTAACAACAGTCCCAGAACAACTGTTTTGTGTCACTTTTACCACTTTCTGAAGAGTTTCTCTGCAAGCAAACAGCTGATCGAACacagccatctagcggctaaGAGTtgcaataaaaatgtaaaaataccTTACGCAAGGCACGACACGGtacgaataaaaaagagtttaaactttaaaccaaataaataCGTTGAAATATAATGATATTAAATAGtattaaaaatacaatacataaaaaaatatttttggggtttccTGCTACATATTTCAtgagaaaaacccaaaaaaaagtctgaaataaaatagataaaaacacatttgacATTCCGAGATAATTTCCCAACATTGGTAATCGAAACAGCAGGAAGCAAAATTTCGAAACCGTGCATTGTGCCGGATTATTTTCCTTAAAGACGCCAAAATGCTAACTGATTCAAATGAGGACGAAATAACCGAAAAATGGTCTTGTAGTTTATTCCTAAATCATCACTGTTATACACTCATTTGTTGGGCGAGGTTCGCATCTAATTAGTTAAAAGTTTAGATATGAGTAAGTTGAACAGACACGAAAGGATGGGAGTCAAAACacagtgggggggggggggggtgtacAGAAGCTACATTATATGCTAATTATTAATGGGAAGAGGGCAAGATTCGATGCGAACAGGTTCAATCAGGTAAATAAAGAAGAGTGAACTTGCACATTGACAGAGAATACATGAAAAGATATGAAACGAAAGCAGAAATACACGAAAGCCCAGCTCCTGGCTGatgaatgaagaagaagaagaagaaaaaaaaatgacgctCAACTGTACAAATATTTGTTAAAGGGGTgtgttgtcttttctttttctttactttattttatagaGGGAAATGGACGAGAAGGTAAGGGGGAAACAAGTGACTAACACTGCtgatagtgtgtgtgtgtgtgtgtattcttCAAGGAAATGCGATTGTTTTGTGCCATTTAGGAGATTTGGAATTTATGCTGGGAGGCCACGAAGATTGGATTTAACAACGCAATCGACAACCCATCGCCTtaagtttgttgttgtgttttcgCAAAATTGGTGAGTCTAAATATCATCTGCTCAATGGCGTTTATTTCTGTCTCATTCATGTCTCGTGGAAAAATGCATCATtccactcttcttctttccattcaaGTCCAAATGGAGGTTAATTGCACCAGAACGGAGCACCGTGTAAGGTATACAATCATCAAGCACTTGTGTTACAAAAGATCCAAAAATTAGTTGTGAACCGATAACCCACAAGAAGATATATTTAATCATACCTGGTCTCATCATCCCAATCTGACCCAGAACCAGAGTCAGAACCTGACTCGGAATCAGAAATCTCCATAGCCACTCGACGGGCTAGAATAGAGGCGACATCGTGAAGAGCATCCATTCGACCCTTTTCACCTTGCTGTTGCTGTCCCTTCTCTACTTTACGTAACGATAtacctacaaaaaaaaaaagagtaaaccAGTTTTTAGTTTCGTTTTGAGTCAATAACCGactcaaatttaaattaccatCTCGAATGGCCTTAAGAAGGTCACTCCGTCCATCAAGCGCTGGAACAGGAATAGGAGGTCCACGGGGGGTCAATTTGGCCGCTTGCAACAACAGAGGCGATGATTGAATCGCTTCAACCACTCCCCTTCCTGGTGATCCTTTGGGCGGCGAAGTGCTCGACAATTTGTTGATATCGCCATTAGCCACAACGTGACCATTGTCACGCGGTGGGCTGCTGAGTGGcatcggcggcggcggtggcggcggtggaggAGCCATTCGCATGTCGGGCGGGGCGGTATCAGGAAGCGGAGGAGGCGGTGGGAGCGGCAAATCAGATTCGGAAGAGCTTTCGCGGCTCTCACGCGGTGGCATCAGCATAGCGGAAGGTGGcagaggtggtggtggaggaggaggaggagtgcTTGATGGAGGACCCGAGTTGACCATGACGGACGAGATGTACGGCGGATTGGGCAGTTGCGACAGCCTATCAGCGCTGGAATAGGTCTCTGACggtggtggaggtggtggcggaAGCGATTCTCTACCCATAGTTCCAACAATGGACGTCTGATGGCTCATGCGATTTCTGGTCGGTGTCGACCCACTCTGCTGCGTCGTGTTGGGCGAGTGATTCATTTGCCTGCCGGATTCAACCAGACTGTTAGTTCATgattattcaatatttttcatcaaagCGTAAACGGTACGACATTAAGAAGACGCAGCTTAATCAATTAAGCGTAGCAAAGCAAAGCTCGACAGACAATATGAACAAATGATGAGACGACAAATTCGTGATGTAACGAGATCAATAAAGTGACACTGGAGTAATAATGAGTGAGTTATCTACAGTATCTCTTCTATTGGGTTATTTGGTTAGTTTACCCGGGTGGGGCTGGTGGAGGCTGCGTGGGCCTTCCTGATGTGGTCCGTTGCAACGTCCGGTTGTGGTGATTCATCATTCCAGGGCCATAGTGACTGGATGCTGCGGCAGCTGCGTGCTGGTGATATTGTGCCTGATGatgcagttgctgctgctgctgctgctgaagctGCAGCAGCGAATCGGCAGTGTAAGGCGGAGGCGGATACTGCGGGTAGCCGTCGTCGTAAGGCGGAGGCGGCAGAGAAATTCCGGCAGGTCTGTAAAAAGCGTCGGACGCCAGCGACAGATGGAGACAAGCCATGAAgcgacaacatttttaaaatgtgaaattcCAAGCACACGATAGAGGCAAAGAGACCGATGACAATTGTTgggaacaaataaaattgacgCCAACACCCTCTCACACGTTGACaacatcaatttcatttgacaGACAGccaacaaaagtaaaaaaacgtGTGATTTAACCGACCTGTACACATTGTCTTGCGGATTACGCGAGTTCCTGGATGCGTAGATGGCCTCTTCGCTAGGGTAATTACGTTTCACTTCAATGCTGTTAGGGCGCGGGGGCCGTGATGTTGAACTGGGATCCGGTAACATGGTTCCATCCTCCAAATACAACGCctgtgaaatttaatttggcaAGACCACATTGGCAAAAGGCATTAGGAAAATAGTTGACAATTGTTTTGTACGGGCAGTATTACCTGAGGCGACTGATACAGCGCGTTCTGTGGGCTAATGTACTCGCCCTTGTTAATGGCCAGCTCACGGTGCTTTTCCCGAGTGTTGTGCGGTTGCCGGACCCGTTTCTTGTGGCGACCGCCTCCGCTGCTTCCGcctccgccaccaccgccgccatcATTTCTGCCTCGATGCGGCTGTGAAACGGTACAAAATATCAGTTGTTGATCGCACAACATttcaaagcaaaaaagaaaaaaagaaaaagaaaaaaaggaaattcgaCGGTAGATGTGGGTTGAAAAGAGAACTTGCCTCGGACGGAGTGCCATCCGCATACTGAGAAGCATGttcaaagtcaaaataatgatttttgtcgttttttttatttagtgttACAGTTGTTTTGAAACCACAAGACAGCAATGATTTCTATTCGATACTAATGCTAATGGCCAAACATTTGGATGTTGTAGctcgtaaaaaataaacgaggGAAAGTACAGAATTATTCATTAACCTAATTTTAAGCTTGAATGATTCCataacaggaaaaataaaacattttctgtctGTTATGTTTAGGACGTTATTGCAGAAAATATGTTACAGATATATAGCCCTCCCTCCGCTGTTACTAAACGTGCGTTCCGCTGAGAACGGTCTGAGAATTCACGAACGTCACCGACCCAGATCGTTTATCGACTCTtcatcatttcccccctcaagaaaagaaaaaaattctaataaaGCAAAGAATGAACCGTTTATACGGCCCTCATTATTCCAACGACAAGATACATGTCGACCGGTTGGTGGAGGTTGAGTGGCAGGTGAATGTAAATTGGCAAGAGACcggctttctctctctaggtcacaattgtatttaaaatgaaagacGAAATAAATGTCTATACCTTGCGTCCCTTGTCGTTGAGGATGCGCTCAGTGTCTTTGAGCATCTCCTGTCGCCACAAGTCAAAGAAGTAATCCGGGTCCGTGTAGAATTTGAGCCCGTCCTTTCCATCGTCCctaaaaaaggcaaaagagatATCATCATCagaatattttaaataccAGTTTGAGCtgagaaactgaaaaaaagttcattgGAATAATATGGACCAGGTTGTCGGAACGGCGGTCGTAAAGGACGTTTGAAGGGGAGCTCGATGTGGGCTAACTTTGCGAAAGGCACGTCGGAATGTCGACGTCACGGCAGCCCAGCGTTTGACTCGTTGAATCAAATCGCTGGCTATGCTGCCACCCCGGCTAAGCGTACGAGATTTGTTACATTCCTGTTGTCCACCAATTCCAACGTCCGGACGAACATCGGTAAATTCTCCGCCATGCCTGCCGCGGACTAACGGTGGCGGGGTAACTTTGACGGCCTGCAGAGAAACGGATCGCTGGAGACGACGCCGGCGGATGGGTGGAATGGGCTTTGCGGCTTCGATCGAGGATGTCGGAGGGGTTTCGATAACGGGCAAATCTGGGAGAACTGTATCATCTTCCTTTTCCACATCGACTTCAGCTAACCGCTTTTCGAGAAACTGCAGAAACTCATCAGTCAACCCTTCGATGGCACTGGTTTCCTTTGGTGGCTCTGCTTCCGCCGGCTCTGCTTCCGGCGGAGAGAGCGGAAAGAATTGGTCCTCCAGACCGAAAACCCACGAATCGccttgttgttggtgttgcgGCTGGATCGCCTGCCAATGGTACAGGCCCTCCTCTCCAAACCAGCAACAATTAGAGCTTCCGGCGTTTCGCTTATTATCGTCCGGATGGATCTGGGTCGATGGGCACAAACTGCAAGACATCACTCATTCACTCACTCAAGGCAGACTAGATTAAAGATGtgattcaatttctttcatttcgctTCCGCACATCCTCGGTATCAAAAACGCATCTGGGTCACCAACttctttcgtcgtcgtcggtccAGTTCAATTGACCGACAAAAGTGTACAACAGGTGGCTCGGCGAACTTGCGTGCGTCCAGGTCTCACGGACGCCTTTTCTCAAGAGAAATTACGAGTAAATCGCGTCATAAAACGCCGAGTCTCTGGCACCGAGGACACAACCACCACATAAAAGCTAATCGCGATCCCTCCCCGCTGGGTTCTTGTTCGATATCCGTTTCGTAATGCCTTTTCGCTCGATTTCGCTTTAGGTTTCTCAATTTCGGGCAAAGATACACACGACACTGATTGCTTGTCCTTTTCCTTCACTGCTAGTAGTGGTAGATAATAGATGTCACACAGGACTTGCGAGTGGGACCAATCCGCTCGGCACGGCTGAAGACGATCGACTGAAGCACCGTAACAATGCGACCAATCGACGACTACAAGAacggaaagagagagaaagaaaaaacaaactaacTAGAGATGGGAGGAGACCAAACATAACACGCCAGCTGGACTCGCGTAACAGCGCATTTCTTCTCGGAGAACGGATTGGGTGGTGGTGTATTAGGTTTGTAGGTTGCTCCGGTTCAACTAGTAACTCCCGCAGGCACACTGGACCGGtccgtgaaatttttttttggccatagCCACCCAGTCCAGTCCGGTCTGGACGACAAACGGGAGGATGCGGCAGAAACACCTATAATATTTTGCGTTTTGGGAATGAGGACGAGACGGTTTTCCCTACCGGTATCCGCGGACTCGTCATACGCAAAACCAGTCCCATCTGGCAGCCATTCCATCAATTTACAAGAACCTTACACGAGGCGATtgctttacacacacacacacgaaaaagaaaagggtaataataacaataacacgTTGCTCGGACAACGACGTACTAGAGTCCCGAGTCCAACGCCCGGTTGGATAGTTGTTGGCCGGCAATGCAATCTGACTCGCATCCCGCCGGCAATGAGGCATCTATTATACATTCACACTGGCATACGCCCTGGTCGATATGAGATTCCCCAGTCGGGCGTTAATAGAAACACAGAGCTCAAGGCCCGGCTACCGCGCCCTGGCTGCTCGCTCGCCTAACAAGTCGTCATAATCGAATCAACCTCCATTCGCTTCCccccttattattattatttctttttttttctctctctctcaatatAGAACTTTCTCACCATCTCTATAGCaccaaggagagagagagagacttggtGGCCGCAAGTGCTTTTAGATTACGGCAAAGCTgcagggggaaaaaacatgATTCCACTCGACTGACGACGGCCGTTCGGAAATCTCACCAACCGGCCGGTGTATCTCCCACAAGATAATACAACGCCGATACTCCCATCTTTTCGCTTTATCCCTCGCCTCGTTCACACGGACGATTTGCTAGCATAAGCGTAACCAACTTCCGGCTAGCGTATGCCCTGTACGCGTCCTGCAGCCATACCTCACGATTTGCGCCAACGATTCTTAACAAACGTATTAACAGCATTGGCTATTACGTGTGATTTCATTATCTGGAATGATGACATTGCCAAGTTGGTCACGTTCTGCTTTATGGTCGGAGGCCTCGTGACCCCCTGCTGAGATTTCGGCTCCCGGCTAGGGTTCTATACATGCTAAAAATATCAAAGTAGTCATTATGCTTACCGGTATACATTGAGCTTGTCCAGAGGTGGGGGTTTATCACAGTGATGGTATGTATCTGCCATCGCTGTGGGAATAGTCAGCTTAGAGACAACCTGCTGATCGAAAACCACACTGCTTTTGAAGGCTTTGCGAAGGTGGATGTCTTGCAGTGAGACTTCCTCCACGGTGCTGTCCAGTTGAGTGACTTTGACTGCCAGTCTATCTATCCTGGCCTGTAAGCTGGAAGAACGAATATGGAGGGCCTCGGTCTCCTTGTAAAGCTCACCAAACATGTCTTCGGCATGATGGCTAAGGCTTGAGAGTTGTCGGATAATATTGGCCAATGTTCCATTGGTGACTCCTTCCAAGTCATTTGGAAGTTGGAGGTGTTCAGGCAATGTGTCCCTTGACACATAAACGGGAGAAATGACTCTTTTTGGCAGAGGCATTTTAAATCACTTCCTAAAAGATTACAGATGGTTTAGTTCTTTGGGATAACTTGTCATAATCACTACACCCTAGACCCTACACTTGCAATATCTGATTTTAACACTCTTATCATGTTGTTACTATAAATACTTGCACAGCTATTTACAACAGCTaaataactgtttttttttcttctaaaattaCACACCCAACCGTAATCAGTCGTAAATACAAACTAGCGTTTGACACCTAGAATGACGCATTTTCCTTCAAAACAACTTGAACGCAAAGCAACGTCAAAACCCACTGGTTGGTAAGAATTTGAAAGCGTGACATACCTATCGTTCTATCCCGACGGAATTGCAATATTTCATCGTTTTAATCACTCCAAAGTatgaaaaacatcaaaaacaACATACACGCCCACAAGATGCTAGCCCACCAAGCAAAGAGGACTAACACTAATCTCTAAATTTTGGCAGTGCAATGATGGCGTGTCGGCGTTGCCAAGCCACCAAAAAGAGAAGcatcgtttgaaaaaaataaaataaaatcttcacGCACGCAGGAAAATTACAAATATGTTTTATACTTTattgaaatggtttttctttttccctacaATTAAGtacattcattttaaatcaGCTCTTAATTTTATGGTCTTCTATTTGGGGTTGGACTGCTGTTTCATTTGCTGCTGGTAAAGATTTCAAATCTATATAATCTTTGACCTCTATTGCAGTTTTGACTTTTGGTGGCTTGTAGtattcaaaagttttaaagtgttttaaaatgtttcctaaaataaaaattattgcttataaattatttgaataaacTCATTGTTTTCTATACTATACCTGACACTATCGGGTGAATGGTGAATTCCTTTGCCAATGCCAGAGCATCATATTTAGCAGGATCCTGTTGATGTCTCCCGATAAGCACTAGTGCTTGGCGAATACTCAATTTCCCTCTTGTTACTCTGACAGGTTCTTGGTAACCAAATTCTGCTTGTTCAACACTTTTTCTGTGTGATGGAAGGGGCTTTTCTGTGCTTATAGGTATTTCTGGTTTGTCATGTGAAGTTACATAAACTTCTTTCAGGCGACTGTTTAAGGTCTCATCTTTATTGTTGGATTGTTCCTCCATCAAATGTGGATTATCTAATAAACAATAACTATTTTTAGAATACGAATCACTATTAATAAAATCTCAAAAATACGTACTTTTCATGATTTCGTCAATTCTCTTCTGTGTGGTAGGGTGCCATGGAGCCGATATTGGCTTTTCCTTTGCCAACACTCTTTCGGTACGCGCTTCCACAGCAAAATTCTTAAAGGGCCTCATAGCTCTTTTCGTAATTTTAGCAGTTATATTCCCCATTGCGATTGTGACGAACTTTTCAACTTTACAAATTCAAACGAATCTCGCAACTGAAAATATTAGGTAATACTAATACCAAAGGCAAATACCAAGTGCAAAAGCAGTCGACAATCAAAAGTGTATTTATTTCAGGTTGACGGCGAACGCCATCTCGTGTACatgaatgaaaatataaactttggagggaagcaaaaaaaaatcagattgcCGGTAATGCCACTATTAGAACGTTTCGAAAAGTACAAATGAGGCGACTTGTTCCCCTGTGTTGACCACGTGAAGAATACCCGCTTTAAGGTCAACAAGTCTCGTAGACGAGTTGAGTAAAATGCGACTTGGAACATGGGGATTGCTTCTAAATTCGACGCTTCCTTTGAGTCGCACGACCtgtataacaaaaaattttttaaataaagatttAAATCAGTTACACCAGTTAAAGTTACCATTATCGGGTTATTAATTTTCAGagcaaaaacaatttttggcaGTAGATGAACCAACGACATGCTGTGTTCAGCGTTAGACAGTTGCTGTACTCGTACAGGATCGCCGGGTGAGGCCAAATAAAGATTGAATTGCGTCCGTAGATGACTGCGGTTTGGCACCGGAAGTGTAGACGGATCAATGGCGGAACTTAATGGGGCTTGGTTCGTTGAATTCGCAGATCGGAGCATAGTTCTTTTCAGTACTTCTTCAATAAGTCCAGAATCTAAATCCAATGAATACTTTGAcatacaattcaaattttaaatgaactataaaaaaaaaataccatccCCATGGGCATAGATGTCGTTTTCGAGATCGTTCAACTGTTGCGAGGATTTTACAGGGGATTGGAGTCGTTTAGTTGACGACTGTTTCTTTGAAGAATCGGGgaatcttcttctctttgacAAAGGAGTTTCCTCGCTTGATTCTTCTAAAGACAAAACAGTTTGtttgtaaataaacaaaagagtGTGCACTGCGAggcaaattttgtttaaaattcagTTATCATTACCGTTTGCACGAGATGTTGAAGGCCTAATAAGTGGAGTTTCCTTTTGCGATCTCTTGTGCAGTTCTGCATTTGCAACATCTTCTGGAATGCTAATAGACTGCTCAACTCTATTCGGTGAAGATTCCTTGACCAAAGTAAGCGTTCGCCTGGGAGTCCGGGGCGGTGGTACCGGTTCGGGTAGGAAACGGAATTTCGAAGTTTTGGGTGTACCCAATTCTGAAACTTTGTTAGCGACTGAGGCTGGCGTTTTTAAAGTGGCAGAAGGAACCGAAATTTTatgactttttgttttctgaggACTGAGAAAAATGTTATCGTCTTCGCCATCATCTTCGTCGTGCTCTTCGTCTTCCACTTTGTCGTCCTCTTCGTCTTCCACTTTGTCGTCCTCTTCGTCTTCCACTTTGTCGTCCTCTTCGTCCCCAACTTCGTCCCCAACTTCGTCCTCCACTTCGTCCTCCACTTCGTCCTCTACTTCGTCCTCTACTTCAGATTCTGAGCTGCTCAAGAAACGGTACTTCCTTTCTACAAATACAAATGAACATGAAAACTTTTAATTCGcgaaaatttagttttaaacAACAACCTTTGGATTTGTCTGCGGTTTTTAAGGTCATCCTATGCGCTTCGTCATTTTTAGCTTCAGACTTTTTAGTTTCCACTCTACTGTGGTTGTCTatgattacaaaataaacataattatgtaaaacgaaatttaaagtTTCACAAATATTTACCTAAGGACTTGGTAGGAGAACTTGAACTTTGTCTCTTTGGTCGACCGATACCACGACTGCGACCCTTGTTTTCACGTAATGTTGGGtctaacaattcaaatttgtataaTGGTTAATAAGACAGTTTCAGTaaataagacttttttttttaattaagccACAATTTCTAAATTAACTTGCCCGTAGACTTTGTGGGTTTACTTTTCGATCCTCCTGCAGACAAATCCGTTTCCACTACTTCATCCACAATTGTTGAAACTTTGTTCCCGCGcggattttttttcgtaatgttatctacagaaaaaaagaattcaaatttcaagaaGCTGCTagatgaattttgaaaacatgcAAATTAATTGTTCAAAATACCTTTGTCTAAATGTTCGGTGGATGACGTGGCTGGTTCTTCAGCTGAGATAGTTTTCCGTTCTGAAGCAACCATGGGCCGTTTCGCGGCTGGTTCAGGTGAATCACCAGTTTCTGTAGATCGGCTTTCGGCATTtgtctttcctctttttttagcCGATGGAGGATTTTTAGTGGTTGCTTTTACCTTATTTCTAGCTGATGGTCCtggtttcgtttttttatcaatttttcccGACAAGGATTCGGGctcttgaaaaaaatcatccgAATCGGAATTTgttctcaattttttcttcttttcaattggTGCTAGTAACAgcataaatttttcaataaaaaaaaaactttattagCTTCTTAGAATAAGATTTACTTtgtctagtagtagtagcaggtTTTCTTGAGAAAGAACCTTTCAGTTGGTGCTCCCGGtctcctaaaaataaaattcgataAAGCAATTCAATACGCAACATTGAAACAGAAACATTAGTGTGATCACAATTCACAATGATGCTTACCTGTCTTGTTCAATTTTGCTGCATTTTCTTGGCCACTGATTGACATTCTCTGTTTTTGGGATTGAGTAGTATCTAAGAAATAGTTTTCATTATAACAATCTTGACAAAATCTGTATTTAAAcataattaaataacaaagGAATGTGTTATCTTTTACTTGTATGAGACACTTGAGGGCTGAATCCAATGAAATCATCTTCGACTTCATCATCTCCAGAGGCATCACTTCTTTCTTGATCTGAGGCAGATGAATCATAAAATGGATGCAGATCCTTCCTATtaaaagacacacacattAAGACAGATGAAGATGTGTCGAATAATGAAAGGTCTTACTTggctttatttttactgtaCGAAGATGCAGTAGATAGTCTCGTGTTCGACATTCTTAAGTTTGACTAGGAAGGGCTAGGAAAGTTCTGCACGACAGTGTTTGGAATGTGAAATATGTTTTCTCCGAATTTTCCGATATTTAAAGAGTTTTAAAACGTGTAAAAGTAAAGACGAGAGATGAAATCTTACTGAAACTTCCAACTTGGCGAACACTGTACAAATGCTCAAAAATTGCCAATGGT
Protein-coding sequences here:
- the LOC124196247 gene encoding protein NDUFAF4 homolog; the protein is MGNITAKITKRAMRPFKNFAVEARTERVLAKEKPISAPWHPTTQKRIDEIMKNNPHLMEEQSNNKDETLNSRLKEVYVTSHDKPEIPISTEKPLPSHRKSVEQAEFGYQEPVRVTRGKLSIRQALVLIGRHQQDPAKYDALALAKEFTIHPIVSGNILKHFKTFEYYKPPKVKTAIEVKDYIDLKSLPAANETAVQPQIEDHKIKS